From one Phocaeicola salanitronis DSM 18170 genomic stretch:
- a CDS encoding HlyD family secretion protein — translation MKTIHAYYAAIGWVALLASCKGGSGDYDASGVFETTEVTVSARGTGEIMRLDAEEGNQVEAGQAVGYIDTVQLHLKKEELLGNLMATDSRRYDVGRQIASLRQEIATQKREQQRYENLVCEKAANQKQLDDIRSGLAVLEKRLAAQVETLENGNRSVSGQVLMLEAQIGQVEDQIAKCVITSPVKGTVLAKYAEQGELAAQGRSLFKVGDLTDMYLRVYITAPQLTTLKVGQQVKVYADEGEDGRREYTGTVSWIAGKAEFTPKTIQTRDERANLVYAVKVRVKNDGYIKKGMYGEIKIIDN, via the coding sequence ATGAAAACGATACATGCTTATTATGCAGCCATCGGTTGGGTGGCATTGCTCGCTTCGTGTAAGGGAGGAAGCGGGGACTATGATGCGTCGGGGGTGTTCGAGACCACCGAAGTGACCGTTTCCGCAAGGGGAACGGGCGAGATTATGCGCCTGGACGCCGAGGAAGGGAATCAAGTGGAAGCCGGGCAGGCGGTAGGCTATATAGATACCGTCCAGCTTCACCTGAAGAAAGAAGAACTTTTGGGAAACCTGATGGCTACGGACAGCCGCCGCTATGATGTGGGAAGGCAAATCGCTTCGCTCCGCCAGGAAATAGCGACGCAGAAGCGGGAACAACAACGCTATGAGAATCTGGTGTGCGAGAAAGCTGCCAACCAAAAGCAATTGGATGACATCCGTTCGGGGCTTGCCGTCCTCGAAAAACGGCTTGCCGCGCAGGTCGAGACCTTGGAGAACGGAAACCGGAGCGTAAGCGGGCAGGTCTTGATGCTGGAAGCGCAAATCGGGCAAGTCGAAGACCAGATAGCGAAATGCGTCATCACCAGCCCCGTGAAAGGAACGGTGCTTGCGAAATATGCCGAGCAGGGAGAGCTGGCGGCGCAGGGACGGAGCCTGTTCAAGGTAGGCGACCTTACCGATATGTACCTCCGTGTGTACATCACCGCTCCCCAGCTGACTACGTTGAAGGTAGGCCAGCAGGTGAAGGTATATGCCGATGAGGGGGAAGACGGAAGGCGAGAATACACCGGCACGGTGTCGTGGATAGCCGGTAAGGCGGAGTTCACTCCCAAAACCATTCAGACCCGTGACGAGCGTGCCAACCTGGTGTATGCCGTAAAGGTAAGGGTAAAGAACGACGGATACATCAAGAAAGGGATGTATGGGGAAATCAAGATAATTGACAATTAA